The following are encoded in a window of Vibrio sp. SCSIO 43136 genomic DNA:
- a CDS encoding glycosyl hydrolase family 18 protein, whose translation MKKGTKKTLLAASIATLLLSAASTQAAPTHDKAVIGYLTQWEAWKGSDAGFSVKGEATHLNVDMDKYSILNFSFFGVAKDGSLHSGDYRNKQIYQSGSVQEPAPLLHTDVYSSWDLHILWGELEYLWEYPGDEAWQAEKLAKVRAQGFVPHADGWEHQPTGITGGFPIPLKKEGGAPGLIDLAHQKGVKVMASLGGWSMSKHFPEMAADPVKKARFLADIDRLMALGFDGIDIDWEYPGFGGMNFGGSPEDYDNFEQLMEDIRSRIGDDKLLTAAFSASTAKLEGYDWARLSRSMDYFNMMTYDLNGGWSNVAGHNAPLYPYPEEEYQGLNLDHLRQWMADKGIASEKINFGAAFYGRGVQTTESTAYVGAPTDKRSVNFSVDGPTMSAVDLVNWSKFEGQPSYNYIIQQTGWSHEWDANAQVPYAVNGKYFLSYDDPASIEKKAQYVMDHNLGGIIVWQVAGDIKCEGSFVSYGSKLKQCTNLKSPLAEKIDQVFSQNVVPNTAPTLTVPSAQQVDSGQSISFDVSATDADGDAVSFSASEATVTDLGNGQARITYMAPLTTTDVTKSILITVSDGRAQTSKSVIVNVKGSGQVTNSAPELTVPSTQQVNSGESIAISVSATDADGDALTFTSSQGTLTQSGNSAVIHYTAPQVAQDSTESIVITVSDGTDSVSKTVTVSIKAQSSGGDSTWDPTKVYLGGDEVIHNGTKYTAKWWTQGNEPGTNAVWEEFDDGSTKEWEASKVYTGGKLVTYQGDTYKAKWWTKGDQPGTSDVWQKI comes from the coding sequence ATGAAAAAGGGCACAAAGAAAACCTTATTAGCAGCCTCTATCGCAACACTATTACTCTCAGCGGCCTCTACTCAAGCAGCACCAACACATGATAAAGCAGTGATTGGTTATCTCACTCAGTGGGAAGCGTGGAAAGGCAGTGATGCAGGGTTTAGTGTTAAAGGCGAAGCCACCCATTTAAATGTAGATATGGATAAATATTCCATTCTAAACTTCTCATTTTTTGGTGTCGCTAAAGATGGTTCATTACATAGTGGTGACTATCGAAATAAACAAATATATCAATCGGGTTCAGTTCAAGAACCTGCACCACTTTTACATACCGATGTATATTCGAGCTGGGACCTTCATATTCTCTGGGGTGAATTAGAGTATCTTTGGGAATATCCGGGAGACGAAGCATGGCAAGCGGAAAAATTAGCTAAGGTTAGAGCACAAGGCTTTGTACCTCATGCGGATGGCTGGGAGCACCAACCAACAGGTATTACTGGCGGCTTTCCTATCCCATTGAAAAAAGAAGGTGGTGCACCAGGGTTGATTGATTTAGCGCATCAGAAAGGCGTGAAAGTCATGGCGTCACTTGGTGGTTGGAGTATGTCCAAACACTTCCCTGAAATGGCGGCCGATCCGGTGAAGAAAGCACGCTTTCTTGCCGACATTGATCGTTTAATGGCGCTTGGATTTGACGGCATAGATATTGATTGGGAATACCCAGGATTTGGTGGTATGAACTTCGGTGGCTCACCTGAAGACTATGATAACTTCGAGCAGTTGATGGAAGATATCCGTAGTCGCATCGGAGATGATAAATTGCTTACCGCCGCATTTTCAGCCTCTACTGCTAAACTTGAAGGTTATGATTGGGCGAGGCTGTCTCGTTCCATGGACTACTTCAATATGATGACTTACGACTTAAATGGTGGTTGGTCTAATGTTGCGGGTCATAATGCGCCGCTCTACCCGTATCCAGAGGAAGAATATCAAGGTCTCAATCTGGATCACCTTCGCCAGTGGATGGCCGATAAAGGCATCGCTTCTGAAAAAATTAATTTTGGTGCAGCTTTTTACGGTCGTGGCGTACAAACAACGGAATCGACTGCCTACGTTGGTGCGCCAACAGATAAACGTAGTGTGAACTTCTCTGTGGATGGTCCAACGATGTCGGCAGTAGATTTGGTCAATTGGTCCAAGTTTGAAGGGCAGCCAAGTTACAACTACATCATTCAACAAACCGGTTGGAGCCACGAATGGGATGCTAACGCACAAGTGCCTTATGCTGTTAACGGTAAGTACTTCTTGAGCTATGACGATCCTGCATCGATTGAGAAGAAAGCTCAGTACGTTATGGACCATAATCTGGGCGGTATCATAGTGTGGCAAGTGGCGGGTGATATTAAGTGTGAAGGCTCGTTTGTTAGCTATGGCAGCAAACTTAAGCAGTGTACTAACCTCAAATCTCCGCTTGCCGAAAAAATTGATCAAGTATTTAGCCAAAATGTCGTACCAAATACTGCACCGACGTTAACAGTGCCGAGTGCACAGCAAGTAGACTCTGGTCAATCCATTAGCTTTGATGTTTCCGCAACTGATGCTGATGGCGATGCAGTGAGCTTTAGTGCATCAGAGGCTACTGTCACCGATTTAGGTAATGGCCAGGCACGCATTACTTATATGGCACCTTTAACAACGACGGATGTAACCAAGAGTATTCTAATTACAGTATCTGATGGTCGAGCCCAGACCAGTAAGTCGGTAATAGTTAACGTGAAGGGGAGTGGGCAGGTTACCAACTCAGCACCAGAGTTGACAGTGCCAAGTACTCAACAAGTTAACTCAGGAGAGTCTATCGCTATTTCGGTGTCAGCGACCGATGCGGATGGTGATGCGCTTACTTTTACTTCCTCACAGGGAACACTTACCCAAAGCGGTAATAGTGCTGTGATTCACTACACAGCGCCACAAGTGGCGCAAGATAGTACTGAAAGCATTGTCATTACTGTCTCCGATGGCACTGATAGCGTTAGCAAAACCGTCACGGTGAGTATTAAAGCCCAGAGCAGTGGCGGAGATTCTACTTGGGATCCGACCAAGGTTTATTTAGGTGGCGATGAAGTGATTCACAATGGTACTAAGTACACCGCCAAATGGTGGACGCAGGGCAACGAGCCGGGCACCAATGCTGTTTGGGAAGAGTTTGACGACGGCAGTACCAAAGAGTGGGAGGCATCTAAAGTCTATACAGGGGGTAAGCTTGTGACATACCAAGGCGATACCTATAAAGCCAAGTGGTGGACTAAAGGCGATCAGCCGGGTACAAGTGATGTTTGGCAGAAAATCTAA
- a CDS encoding glycoside hydrolase family 3 N-terminal domain-containing protein, with protein MKTPPYFSDWPKIKTHTDHEMESQIAAIVDQMTLEEKVGQMIQPNLRDVTAEEIKQYKLGSILNGGGAWPNEDKHASAKEWALTADAFWNATEEAFADRPFRIPFMWATDAVHGHNNVFGSTVFPHNIGLGAAQDPALIRQIGEITAREIVATGLDWTFAPTVAVPRNLRWGRVYEGYSEDPVITWNYAEQMVLGLQGDAEELKGDLKVVSNVKHWLGDGGTMQGIDRGVNSYSEQELINIHGLGYFSGLDAGAQVVMSSFNSWQNPANYDHQPAEDAYNQKIHGSKYLLTDVLKDKMGFDGLVVTDWHGHAEVNRCTNDDATYAINAGNDVLMIPVREHWQAVYQKTLEDIQSGAIEMHRIDDAVSRILRVKMRAGMWSKPKPSERALAGQQSILGAPEHRAVAREAVRKSLVLLKNDNQLLPINPSNKLWLTGSAANDLQKQSGGWNLTWQGDENTLADFPGATTLKMALEQEVEDLHFDPDLAGDYQAGDIAIVAFGEDPYAEMMGDIKSWQSLEFSQLKRSYGKDCSAIKALKDKGVKVIGLFFSGRPLYLNQEIMLCDAFVAAWLPGSEGLGLSDVLVADDKGQPRFDFVGQLPFSWPNRKRSDSVSSPSMHIKNYQVPAMEQDPNGHHKPLFERGYGLSYGDLMTIEVTLDDDAPSEQEMAAHALDMFGIRANIGDYQLKAVDPAHIMGREVSRNNPMALKNIQTKPYNYQQQQDAVEVVFSGGPASLYLTTTDGGVEDVSAYAKGLAFDIKLLDDKVQNPVWVSLQQENPQSVDIHQQLVSNEFVSIEIEPKQLGEIDLRFIETPFVLSSEFELNCVIANIRWQ; from the coding sequence ATGAAAACGCCCCCATATTTTAGCGATTGGCCAAAAATCAAAACGCACACCGATCACGAAATGGAATCGCAAATTGCCGCCATTGTGGACCAAATGACCTTAGAAGAAAAAGTCGGTCAAATGATCCAACCCAATCTTCGTGACGTGACGGCAGAAGAAATAAAACAGTACAAATTGGGCTCAATCCTCAATGGTGGTGGAGCGTGGCCAAATGAGGACAAACACGCCAGTGCCAAAGAGTGGGCGTTAACTGCCGATGCGTTTTGGAACGCAACCGAAGAAGCTTTTGCGGATCGTCCGTTTCGTATTCCATTCATGTGGGCAACGGATGCTGTGCATGGACACAACAATGTCTTTGGCTCGACGGTTTTCCCACACAATATCGGACTTGGCGCCGCTCAAGACCCAGCACTTATCCGACAGATCGGTGAGATCACCGCAAGAGAAATTGTTGCGACAGGCTTAGACTGGACGTTTGCGCCCACCGTTGCCGTACCGAGAAATCTGCGCTGGGGACGAGTTTATGAAGGTTATTCAGAAGATCCTGTTATCACTTGGAATTATGCCGAACAAATGGTGCTTGGGCTTCAAGGCGATGCTGAAGAACTTAAAGGTGACCTTAAAGTGGTCTCCAACGTCAAACACTGGCTTGGGGATGGCGGTACCATGCAAGGTATCGATCGCGGCGTTAATAGCTACAGTGAGCAGGAGCTTATTAATATTCACGGTCTAGGTTATTTTAGCGGCCTTGATGCTGGTGCTCAGGTAGTCATGTCTTCGTTTAATAGTTGGCAAAACCCTGCGAATTATGATCATCAGCCTGCAGAAGATGCCTACAACCAAAAAATTCATGGCAGTAAATACCTGCTAACCGATGTGCTCAAAGATAAAATGGGTTTTGATGGCTTGGTGGTGACTGATTGGCATGGTCATGCTGAAGTTAATCGCTGTACCAATGATGATGCGACTTATGCGATCAATGCGGGCAATGACGTGCTGATGATCCCAGTACGTGAACACTGGCAAGCGGTATATCAAAAGACTTTGGAAGATATACAATCTGGTGCCATTGAAATGCACCGAATTGACGATGCGGTGAGCCGTATTTTACGAGTCAAAATGCGTGCAGGCATGTGGAGCAAGCCCAAGCCAAGTGAACGAGCGTTAGCGGGGCAGCAGTCAATTTTAGGGGCGCCAGAGCATCGAGCAGTCGCTAGGGAAGCAGTGCGTAAGTCTTTAGTGTTACTAAAAAATGATAACCAGTTATTGCCGATAAACCCATCGAACAAGCTATGGTTAACTGGCAGCGCTGCAAATGATTTGCAAAAGCAGTCCGGTGGATGGAACCTCACTTGGCAAGGTGATGAAAACACATTAGCCGACTTTCCGGGCGCAACCACACTCAAGATGGCACTAGAGCAGGAAGTCGAGGATCTACATTTTGACCCAGATTTGGCGGGCGATTACCAAGCAGGAGATATCGCCATTGTCGCCTTTGGCGAAGACCCTTATGCAGAGATGATGGGTGATATCAAAAGCTGGCAAAGTTTAGAATTTTCGCAGCTAAAACGTAGCTATGGTAAGGATTGTAGTGCAATCAAAGCACTCAAAGATAAGGGTGTAAAGGTGATTGGACTGTTCTTTAGTGGCCGTCCATTATACCTAAACCAAGAAATCATGTTGTGTGATGCTTTCGTCGCTGCATGGTTACCGGGTAGTGAAGGACTGGGTCTATCTGACGTGTTAGTAGCAGATGACAAGGGTCAACCAAGGTTCGACTTTGTCGGTCAGTTGCCATTTAGTTGGCCAAACCGAAAACGCAGCGATAGCGTCTCTTCACCGTCCATGCATATTAAGAACTATCAAGTGCCAGCTATGGAGCAAGACCCGAATGGACACCATAAGCCGTTATTTGAGCGTGGCTATGGGCTTAGTTATGGTGACTTGATGACGATTGAGGTCACCCTAGATGATGACGCACCATCTGAGCAAGAAATGGCTGCTCATGCGCTTGATATGTTTGGTATCCGAGCCAATATTGGCGATTACCAGCTTAAAGCGGTAGATCCTGCCCATATCATGGGTCGTGAGGTGTCACGCAATAACCCAATGGCGTTAAAAAACATTCAAACCAAACCTTACAACTATCAGCAGCAGCAAGACGCTGTTGAGGTAGTATTCAGTGGTGGTCCAGCGAGCTTGTATCTAACTACCACCGATGGTGGAGTTGAGGATGTGAGTGCTTACGCCAAAGGGCTAGCTTTTGATATTAAGTTACTTGACGATAAGGTGCAAAACCCAGTCTGGGTTAGCCTACAGCAAGAAAACCCGCAGAGTGTCGATATTCATCAGCAGTTAGTGTCTAACGAATTCGTTAGCATTGAAATCGAACCTAAACAGTTAGGTGAAATAGATTTAAGATTTATTGAGACACCTTTTGTTTTATCTTCAGAGTTTGAACTTAATTGTGTGATTGCTAATATTCGTTGGCAGTAA
- a CDS encoding DUF3466 family protein, translated as MTYLPHMVLSFFIVLTLVFDAHAALYQVVVSQADNSSGQTYGVAVAPDSDINCFSNQCIDSDFSLAVEAVYSTQELSFIQEVMLGVDHQFYYLDWDDLNDYCYSDLGYETCDSWTDRAWYGDSDLGIGGLENERNAFYNLIYQANQSSYVDDTKISDVPDSGSRAPSTEDYSYTFVEDSVERVITRIDEQQRTIGVTSSGYYSYDNQYVQLYRQRGYVYQNGEMLLLEPKADDSLGLADADSEQNVVEQMGRTMAFDSFEYDNQSYVVGSASVSPFYYDDDSKDYYDDVTACVGYDEPAFYAACQNFGFANRAFVWNISDTTNANDDINQYAVTDWDTDSSGYHEYDEDLASAQASAKAAAIASSGYYQGLPVLAGYNTTIGDDNDFLMQAAVFRPSSVSDFTVSENAWETTFISNATVEVSDEYIHTYSTATDVNQNLLVIGYAKRDGDYPSDGVTDRRMFIADASDSTPSASFFTSHGEAIFFDSAEGVPHAINNYNEIVGEVDAETHREVEGKIRDHRGYIYPYNGDGSDDTRLARLANQAWWLDDLTHGGDYSSANNHFRIIAARDINDAGVIAATAIQCFADQSATESMEYDSSDHFSYCNQGVGDERVVAVTLLPIAGATSADISAREEDTSTVTRSGAALGLIWLLIGLFATRLRWSVAQVHDI; from the coding sequence ATGACTTACCTTCCCCATATGGTGTTATCGTTTTTTATCGTCTTGACCTTGGTGTTTGATGCCCATGCCGCTCTGTATCAAGTGGTCGTCTCCCAGGCAGACAACTCTTCTGGTCAAACGTATGGAGTCGCTGTCGCACCGGATAGCGATATAAACTGCTTTTCAAATCAATGTATAGATTCTGACTTTTCTTTAGCGGTTGAGGCTGTCTATTCGACTCAAGAGCTCTCGTTTATACAAGAAGTCATGCTCGGTGTGGATCATCAGTTCTACTATTTAGACTGGGACGATCTTAACGATTACTGTTATTCAGATTTAGGCTATGAAACATGTGATTCCTGGACAGACCGAGCTTGGTATGGAGATAGCGATCTAGGGATTGGCGGACTGGAGAATGAGCGCAACGCATTCTACAACTTAATTTATCAAGCGAACCAATCCAGTTATGTAGATGATACTAAAATCAGTGATGTGCCAGATAGCGGTAGTCGAGCGCCTTCGACAGAGGACTACAGCTATACATTTGTCGAAGATTCAGTCGAACGAGTAATTACTCGAATAGACGAACAGCAACGCACTATTGGTGTGACCAGTAGTGGTTATTACAGCTACGACAACCAGTACGTGCAGCTCTATCGTCAGCGCGGATATGTCTATCAAAATGGAGAGATGCTCCTACTGGAACCAAAGGCAGATGACAGCCTTGGGTTGGCGGATGCTGATAGCGAACAAAATGTAGTCGAGCAAATGGGACGAACCATGGCGTTTGACAGTTTTGAATACGACAATCAGAGCTATGTGGTTGGCAGTGCTTCAGTTTCACCGTTTTATTACGATGACGATAGCAAAGATTACTACGACGATGTTACTGCTTGTGTAGGGTATGACGAACCTGCGTTTTATGCCGCTTGTCAAAACTTTGGCTTTGCAAATAGAGCGTTTGTTTGGAATATCTCAGATACAACTAATGCCAACGATGATATTAACCAATATGCCGTTACCGATTGGGACACGGACAGTAGTGGCTATCATGAGTACGATGAAGACCTAGCATCTGCTCAAGCGAGTGCTAAGGCAGCAGCCATTGCCAGTAGTGGATATTATCAAGGTTTGCCTGTGCTGGCAGGGTATAACACGACCATTGGGGATGATAATGATTTCTTAATGCAGGCTGCGGTATTTCGACCAAGCTCTGTCAGCGACTTTACGGTGAGCGAAAATGCTTGGGAGACAACCTTCATCTCTAATGCGACGGTAGAAGTTAGTGATGAATACATTCACACTTACTCTACTGCTACCGATGTGAATCAAAATCTACTTGTGATTGGGTATGCCAAACGAGACGGAGACTATCCATCGGATGGAGTGACTGACCGAAGAATGTTTATTGCTGATGCGAGTGATAGTACGCCAAGTGCCAGCTTTTTTACCAGCCATGGAGAAGCCATTTTCTTTGATAGTGCGGAGGGAGTCCCACATGCTATCAATAATTACAACGAAATTGTCGGTGAGGTGGATGCAGAAACGCATCGAGAAGTGGAAGGAAAGATTCGTGACCACCGTGGCTACATCTACCCATACAATGGTGATGGTAGTGACGATACACGCTTAGCACGATTGGCTAACCAAGCGTGGTGGTTAGATGATCTTACTCACGGTGGGGATTACAGCTCAGCAAACAATCATTTCCGAATTATTGCCGCAAGAGATATTAATGATGCTGGGGTGATCGCCGCAACGGCAATTCAATGTTTTGCCGACCAAAGCGCTACAGAGTCGATGGAATATGATTCATCGGATCACTTTTCTTACTGCAACCAAGGCGTGGGTGATGAGCGAGTTGTGGCCGTGACATTACTGCCAATTGCTGGTGCAACGAGCGCAGATATTAGCGCTCGTGAAGAAGATACCTCAACGGTCACTCGGTCTGGTGCGGCACTGGGGCTAATTTGGTTATTGATAGGGCTTTTCGCAACACGCTTACGTTGGTCGGTGGCCCAAGTGCACGATATTTAA
- a CDS encoding helix-turn-helix domain-containing protein yields the protein MSITFQLHTHQRHHHLPFAVLHGNHYCDFPKHKHAFSELFIVTEGSGEHTVADFQYSLSPGDVFVINGQVEHGFRKVKDLKLVNLMFEPHQPLFETPQLKMMPGYQALFNIEPIARQTSDYTAKLNLTRSQLDEVLVTVKKIEAEYHYAKEGFELMVVALMQQLVINLARVYQAPELAMNKGTTSLILGRALAYLEGHINSPSLRIEHIAEQAFVSTRQLERLFKRHLGLTPNQHIRKSRIEKAKQLLAQEFTIQQVADECGFSDSNYFSKCFKTELGVSPREYKKSRSMSG from the coding sequence ATGAGCATCACCTTTCAGCTACATACCCACCAGCGACACCACCACCTGCCCTTTGCTGTACTGCACGGCAATCACTATTGCGACTTTCCCAAACATAAACATGCGTTTTCAGAACTATTTATTGTCACGGAAGGCAGTGGTGAACATACGGTTGCCGACTTTCAATATTCACTCTCTCCGGGTGATGTATTTGTCATCAATGGGCAGGTGGAACACGGTTTTCGCAAGGTTAAAGACCTCAAACTGGTTAACCTAATGTTTGAACCTCATCAGCCTTTATTCGAAACACCTCAATTGAAGATGATGCCCGGTTATCAGGCACTGTTTAATATTGAGCCGATTGCGCGTCAAACTTCAGACTACACGGCAAAACTCAATCTAACTCGCAGTCAGTTAGATGAAGTTTTAGTCACGGTTAAAAAGATTGAAGCGGAGTACCACTACGCGAAAGAAGGCTTTGAGCTGATGGTGGTCGCCTTGATGCAGCAGTTAGTGATTAATCTAGCGCGCGTCTATCAAGCACCTGAGTTAGCGATGAACAAAGGCACGACATCTTTGATATTGGGTCGAGCACTTGCTTATCTAGAAGGGCATATAAACTCGCCATCACTGCGTATTGAACACATCGCAGAACAGGCGTTTGTTAGCACTCGTCAATTAGAGCGTCTTTTTAAACGACATCTTGGATTAACACCCAACCAGCACATCAGAAAAAGTCGTATTGAAAAAGCCAAACAACTATTAGCGCAAGAGTTCACTATCCAGCAAGTTGCGGACGAATGTGGCTTTAGTGACAGTAACTATTTCTCGAAGTGTTTTAAGACCGAGCTAGGAGTTAGCCCCAGAGAATATAAAAAAAGCCGCTCAATGAGCGGCTAG